A stretch of the Candidatus Methylopumilus planktonicus genome encodes the following:
- a CDS encoding ParA family protein — protein sequence MKIIAIANQKGGCAKTSTVVNLAAALGEKKFKILIIDLDPQANATFWLNAETNGICSSSLFSIDQKIKKLIVNTSANSVDIIPASEKLSDLTLSVSPNFEQLKQNLSFTELNYDFVILDTPPTLGFITQNALVACHKILIPVTTHILSLAGVYQLMQKVSFIQVKYNKNLSILGYVASRFDTRTRHAKDVLNSLIENFGDKVMETIIHENIRLAEAPSFQKSILEYAPTSQAARDYRDLADEVIKKIINVNAQNLSQI from the coding sequence ATGAAAATTATAGCTATTGCCAACCAAAAAGGTGGTTGTGCTAAAACATCAACCGTCGTCAATTTAGCTGCTGCCTTAGGTGAAAAAAAATTTAAAATTTTAATTATTGATCTTGACCCTCAGGCAAATGCAACTTTTTGGCTTAATGCTGAAACAAATGGTATTTGTTCCTCCAGTCTTTTTTCGATTGATCAAAAAATTAAAAAACTGATTGTGAATACGAGTGCAAATAGCGTTGATATAATACCCGCAAGTGAAAAGCTTTCAGACCTTACTCTATCGGTTTCTCCTAATTTTGAGCAACTTAAACAAAACCTTAGTTTCACAGAGCTAAATTATGATTTTGTAATACTTGATACCCCTCCTACTTTGGGTTTTATAACCCAAAATGCATTAGTTGCTTGCCATAAAATACTAATCCCTGTAACAACACATATCTTGTCCCTTGCAGGGGTTTATCAATTGATGCAGAAAGTAAGTTTCATTCAAGTAAAATACAATAAAAATCTATCAATTTTAGGTTATGTAGCCTCACGTTTTGACACCCGCACCAGACATGCAAAAGATGTACTTAATTCTCTTATTGAAAATTTTGGCGATAAAGTGATGGAAACCATTATTCATGAGAATATCAGATTGGCTGAAGCACCTTCTTTTCAAAAGAGCATCCTTGAATACGCACCAACCTCTCAAGCCGCAAGAGATTATCGAGACCTTGCAGATGAGGTTATTAAAAAAATAATTAATGTTAATGCGCAAAATTTATCGCAAATTTAA
- a CDS encoding YcjF family protein: protein MKVKNTIKVNPLEKLPNTPSKEKEGRVLLPNQKASIDTDNTIGDPEKSPIQPKLEERNMANATQMLDEELKQVTVSEDKSPQTIDSLQKQLAMEMVKKWSTWSAAAGFIPTPIIDTAAISAIQLKMIHSICRVYDVEFKKEVVIAIITSLVGGTVATTLAGATQGQVAKLIPGIGTFVSALVQPGTAYASTYALGRVFIDHFDKEGTLFNFDTSKVKNTFKNQYDSAKKLFVKDKTIADVPA, encoded by the coding sequence ATGAAAGTAAAAAACACTATAAAAGTTAACCCTTTGGAGAAACTTCCCAATACTCCAAGTAAAGAAAAAGAAGGAAGAGTATTATTGCCAAATCAAAAAGCTTCAATTGATACAGATAACACCATTGGTGACCCAGAAAAATCACCGATACAACCTAAACTGGAGGAGAGAAATATGGCTAACGCGACGCAAATGCTAGATGAGGAGTTAAAACAAGTAACAGTCTCTGAGGATAAATCGCCTCAAACAATAGATTCATTGCAAAAACAATTAGCAATGGAAATGGTAAAAAAGTGGTCTACCTGGTCTGCTGCCGCTGGTTTCATTCCAACGCCGATAATCGATACAGCTGCAATCAGCGCAATTCAATTAAAAATGATACATTCTATTTGTCGTGTCTATGATGTGGAATTTAAGAAAGAAGTAGTAATTGCAATTATAACTTCTCTTGTTGGAGGAACCGTTGCAACTACTCTCGCAGGAGCAACGCAGGGTCAAGTAGCTAAGTTAATACCTGGAATTGGCACCTTTGTTTCGGCTCTCGTCCAACCTGGCACAGCCTATGCCTCAACATATGCTCTCGGCAGGGTTTTCATTGATCATTTTGATAAAGAGGGTACACTATTCAATTTTGACACGTCCAAAGTAAAAAATACTTTTAAAAATCAATATGATAGTGCTAAAAAATTATTCGTAAAAGATAAAACTATAGCTGATGTTCCAGCTTAA
- a CDS encoding cyclic peptide export ABC transporter — MKSLFFLSMFVALIGTLLVALINIAATNLGTDKPITLLFFFYIALLIVFWRFSKEANRKNVQQGQIMVHKFILRMMRMVLQTELLNYEKIGATSILNAIGREAQVLSTSIPLLVGAFTSLSIVIFLIIYTAFISFTAFVILSISTLIIFLITSRALMNSHRNIMKAWQGETVNFSLYNDFLFGFQEVKVNTERSKAITSELIQLTKKSLKEKTDALVDITNFFAFLQTMLYILIGIMIFVVPMLSEHFGNDITQVATTTLFLVGSLSATIQIIPSISQANVSAMRLLLIEEELKKEANDFIDQISMDEKIESITLENILFHYKQIENTSNFTLGPINFHFAKGKIYFIRGSNGSGKTTLLRLLVGLIQPEHGSISVNGKKVTKNMLEAYRNKFAIVFNNFYLFKKLYGIANFEDTYFDEILSLMEMKEKVSIDRGQFSDLKLSTGQRKRIALMVALFENKDFIILDEWAADQDPEFRKKFYTKILPMLKNQGKTIIALTHDDAYYDVADKIIVLDNGKMAS, encoded by the coding sequence ATGAAATCACTCTTTTTTCTTTCCATGTTTGTCGCTCTCATTGGTACTTTGCTAGTTGCACTCATCAACATTGCTGCGACTAATTTAGGGACAGATAAACCAATTACATTGCTCTTTTTTTTCTACATAGCTCTTCTAATTGTATTTTGGCGCTTCAGCAAAGAGGCAAACCGTAAAAATGTCCAACAGGGCCAAATAATGGTCCATAAATTTATTTTACGCATGATGAGAATGGTTTTACAAACTGAATTATTAAATTATGAAAAAATCGGTGCCACCAGCATCCTCAATGCAATTGGTAGAGAAGCTCAAGTTCTCTCCACTTCAATTCCTCTATTAGTTGGCGCATTTACTAGTCTTTCAATAGTAATTTTTCTTATTATTTATACTGCTTTTATCTCATTTACAGCATTTGTAATCTTATCAATTTCAACATTAATAATCTTCTTGATAACATCACGTGCATTAATGAACTCACATAGAAATATTATGAAAGCTTGGCAAGGTGAAACGGTAAATTTTTCGCTTTACAATGATTTTTTATTTGGATTCCAAGAAGTCAAAGTTAACACTGAGCGCTCGAAAGCCATTACTTCAGAATTAATTCAACTTACAAAAAAATCACTTAAGGAAAAAACGGATGCACTTGTTGACATTACAAATTTTTTCGCATTCCTTCAAACAATGCTTTATATTCTAATTGGAATCATGATTTTTGTGGTGCCGATGCTTAGTGAGCACTTTGGAAATGATATCACGCAAGTTGCAACAACAACCCTCTTCTTAGTTGGTTCACTCAGCGCAACTATACAAATCATACCCTCTATCTCTCAAGCAAATGTTTCCGCAATGCGCTTACTGCTTATTGAAGAAGAATTAAAGAAAGAAGCTAATGATTTTATTGACCAAATAAGTATGGATGAGAAAATTGAAAGTATTACACTTGAAAATATACTTTTTCATTACAAACAAATTGAAAATACCTCTAATTTCACGCTTGGGCCCATAAATTTCCATTTTGCTAAAGGTAAAATATATTTTATTCGTGGTAGTAATGGTTCAGGTAAAACGACCCTACTCAGACTGCTTGTTGGCTTGATTCAACCCGAACATGGTTCCATTTCAGTCAATGGAAAAAAGGTTACAAAAAATATGTTGGAGGCTTACAGAAATAAATTTGCAATAGTTTTTAATAATTTTTACTTATTCAAAAAACTCTATGGGATTGCCAATTTTGAAGATACATATTTCGATGAGATATTAAGTTTGATGGAAATGAAGGAAAAAGTTAGTATTGATAGAGGGCAGTTTAGTGACCTAAAATTATCGACTGGACAGAGAAAAAGAATTGCCCTTATGGTGGCTCTATTTGAAAACAAAGATTTTATTATCCTCGATGAATGGGCTGCTGATCAAGATCCAGAATTTAGAAAAAAATTCTATACAAAAATATTGCCTATGCTGAAAAATCAAGGAAAGACCATTATTGCACTTACACATGACGACGCATATTATGATGTAGCAGACAAGATTATTGTGCTCGACAACGGAAAAATGGCATCATGA